The sequence GAGATATTGCCGCGGTTAACAACTGCCGTAAAAAAGTTTAAAGAGAACCATAAATAAACGATACATGGAAAATGTATTTTTTGAAGGCCCGGTGCTGTGGGCGCAGATAGATGCCAACATGCATATGCGCCATTCTGCCTATGCCGATTTTGCCGCGCAGACCCGCCTGGCCATGATGGAAAGTGTGGGGCTGAAGCCCGATAAACTATTTGAACATAAGATAGGGCCGGTACTGTTTCGCGAAGAATTGTTTTATTTGCGCGAAGTTGGTTTTAACGACCATATTAAGGTGACCTGCGAGGTAATCAAATCGCGTGCCGATGGTTCACGGTGGAGCATCCGCCACGAAGTTTACCGGCAGGATGGTGTTAAAGCGGCCATCATTATTGCCGATGGATCGTGGATAGATATGGAAAAACGTAAACTGGCTGTATTACCTACGGAAATAAGCGCCCTTTTCGCGCAGGCACCCCGAAGCATTGACTATACCGAGGAACAACCTAAAGTGAAGGAATAAGTTAAAAGTATAAGACCAAAAGAAGATACATCTGTAAATAGCTATGAGCAACCTGAAGGAAAACTTTGAACAAGCAGTTAAGGAAAGTAAAGAATTAAGTAAACGTCCTGATAACGAAACGCTGCTGAAATTATATAGTCTGTACAAGCAAGCCACCGATGGCGATATGCCCGATGATACCGAGAAACCCAAAATGTTCGATTTTGTGGCGCAGGCTAAGTATGATGCCTGGAAGAACCGCAAAGGAACATCGGGTGATGAGGCGATGCAGGCTTATGTGGATCTGGTGACGGCGTTGAAGGAAAAATAACAATTTGTCATTGCGAGGAGCGTAGCGACGTGGCAATCCCATAGGCAGGTCCACGTTGCTTGTCCT comes from Mucilaginibacter mali and encodes:
- a CDS encoding acyl-CoA-binding protein is translated as MSNLKENFEQAVKESKELSKRPDNETLLKLYSLYKQATDGDMPDDTEKPKMFDFVAQAKYDAWKNRKGTSGDEAMQAYVDLVTALKEK
- a CDS encoding acyl-CoA thioesterase, coding for MENVFFEGPVLWAQIDANMHMRHSAYADFAAQTRLAMMESVGLKPDKLFEHKIGPVLFREELFYLREVGFNDHIKVTCEVIKSRADGSRWSIRHEVYRQDGVKAAIIIADGSWIDMEKRKLAVLPTEISALFAQAPRSIDYTEEQPKVKE